The Vicia villosa cultivar HV-30 ecotype Madison, WI linkage group LG1, Vvil1.0, whole genome shotgun sequence genome includes a region encoding these proteins:
- the LOC131613548 gene encoding tetraspanin-6-like encodes MYRFSNTVIGFLNLLTLLASIPIIGAGLWMARSSTTCENFLQTPLLVIGFIVLVISLAGFIGACFHVACALWLYLVIMLVLIAALLGVTVFGFGVTSKGGGVEVPGRSYSEYHLMDYSPWLKKRIENPKYWNTLRNCILGSKTCDKLASWTPLDYMQNDMSPIQSGCCKPPTACSYNMESVMLNQDSDCYKWNNAPTVLCYECDSCKAGVLENLRRNWHKLSVLIVTMLVLLIGIYSIGCCAFRNARRAQTDYPYGENRMTKVRPRWDYHWWRWLHDRKEQLY; translated from the exons ATGTATAGGTTCAGCAACACAGTGATAGGGTTCTTAAACTTGTTAACACTATTAGCATCCATACCAATAATTGGAGCAGGATTATGGATGGCAAGAAGCAGCACAACATGTGAAAATTTTCTCCAAACACCACTTCTTGTAATAGGTTTTATTGTACTTGTGATATCATTAGCCGGTTTCATTGGTGCTTGTTTTCATGTAGCATGTGCACTATGGTTGTATTTGGTTATCATGTTGGTGCTAATAGCAGCACTATTGGGTGTAACTGTATTTGGTTTTGGTGTGACTAGTAAGGGTGGTGGTGTTGAAGTTCCAGGTAGATCTTACAGTGAGTATCATCTTATGGATTATTCACCTTGGTTGAAGAAAAGAATAGAAAATCCTAAGTATTGGAATACTTTAAGGAATTGTATTTTGGGTTCTAAAACTTGTGATAAACTTGCTTCTTGGACTCCTTTGGATTATATGCAGAATGATATGTCTCCAATACAG TCAGGATGTTGTAAGCCACCAACAGCTTGCAGCTACAACATGGAATCAGTGATGCTGAATCAAGACTCAGATTGCTATAAATGGAATAATGCACCAACCGTGTTATGTTATGAGTGTGATTCATGCAAAGCCGGTGTACTTGAAAACCTAAGAAGGAATTGGCATAAATTATCGGTTCTCATTGTCACGATGCTGGTTCTTCTCATAGGGATTTATTCGATTGGTTGTTGTGCTTTCAGAAATGCGAGAAGAGCTCAAACGGATTATCCGTATGGTGAAAATCGAATGACCAAAGTTCGGCCTAGATGGGATTATCATTG gtGGAGATGGTTGCATGACAGGAAAGAACAGCTTTATTAG